From Virgibacillus ihumii, the proteins below share one genomic window:
- a CDS encoding sodium/proline symporter — MDGDIIILLIGVAYLLLVLVIGLYSMKHQKDMDTYYTGGKRFGPWLVALGVSSTTMSGYGFIGLTGLVYQNGYPIFMIGIFATAGIFVSFLILAKPMRKIAEKFGSMTIPDILEARYNSKAVRAITALAILGGAIGYQMAQYKALGNMLQTVLGVDYQIALFIGVAILTIYVVAGGMISALWTDFMQMIVMVVGSLIVFIGGMNLVGGMTQLNNEISSINPDMVNAFHTAGPIGIFAFISYFFIYVIGHQGQPHVVSKFYMIRKVSMLKWACVIAASTYAITALLWFVGLYTKVMVQRGEMAAPPSPDLVAPLFIENFFHPAIAGIIFAAVMAAIMSTSEAFLLVASSSIVRDIYQQIIKKGEKLPQKKELALSRWITLAVIALTFLLSLNPPDLVGWLGNASWGIFVASLVPVLSIGLYWKRATKTAAIWSSSLGLVFSIGLYILKVKEIYVPALDTGAIAFIISTAAFIGISLVTKQESSEVFEQISKKNVS; from the coding sequence ATGGACGGGGATATAATAATTTTACTGATTGGTGTCGCATACCTGTTATTAGTCCTGGTTATTGGATTGTACTCCATGAAACATCAGAAAGATATGGATACATATTATACCGGTGGGAAACGGTTTGGTCCTTGGCTTGTAGCACTTGGTGTTTCATCAACCACTATGTCCGGGTACGGATTTATCGGCTTGACTGGCCTTGTTTATCAAAATGGTTATCCGATATTCATGATTGGAATATTTGCGACAGCAGGGATTTTTGTCAGTTTTTTAATTTTAGCAAAACCGATGCGAAAGATTGCGGAAAAATTCGGTTCGATGACCATTCCGGATATTCTGGAGGCCCGGTATAACAGTAAGGCAGTACGGGCAATTACTGCTTTGGCAATACTGGGAGGTGCAATTGGTTACCAGATGGCGCAATATAAAGCACTGGGTAATATGCTGCAAACAGTTTTGGGTGTTGATTACCAGATTGCGTTATTTATTGGGGTAGCAATTCTTACTATTTATGTTGTAGCCGGGGGGATGATCAGCGCTCTTTGGACAGACTTTATGCAGATGATTGTGATGGTTGTCGGTTCACTGATTGTCTTCATTGGCGGGATGAATCTGGTTGGTGGTATGACACAGTTAAATAATGAAATTTCATCGATCAATCCAGATATGGTCAATGCATTCCATACCGCGGGTCCAATCGGAATATTTGCGTTTATTTCCTACTTTTTTATATACGTAATCGGTCACCAGGGACAGCCGCATGTTGTTTCAAAGTTTTATATGATCCGCAAGGTTTCCATGCTGAAGTGGGCTTGTGTCATTGCCGCCTCCACGTATGCAATTACTGCTCTGTTATGGTTTGTTGGATTGTATACAAAAGTTATGGTACAGCGTGGTGAAATGGCGGCACCGCCTTCACCCGATCTTGTGGCACCACTGTTTATCGAGAATTTCTTTCATCCGGCAATTGCAGGAATCATTTTTGCGGCGGTAATGGCTGCAATTATGTCAACCAGTGAAGCGTTCCTGCTGGTCGCAAGTTCTTCAATTGTCCGGGATATCTATCAGCAGATTATAAAGAAGGGCGAAAAGTTACCTCAAAAGAAAGAACTTGCCCTATCAAGATGGATTACATTAGCCGTTATTGCATTGACATTCCTGTTGTCACTAAATCCGCCGGATCTAGTCGGCTGGCTCGGTAACGCTTCCTGGGGAATTTTTGTCGCGTCGCTGGTACCCGTGTTAAGTATTGGTCTGTATTGGAAGCGGGCTACAAAAACTGCTGCAATCTGGTCATCATCCTTGGGCCTGGTATTCAGTATCGGACTTTATATTTTGAAAGTAAAAGAAATCTATGTTCCAGCTTTGGATACCGGTGCTATAGCCTTTATTATCTCAACAGCAGCATTCATTGGTATCTCGCTTGTTACGAAGCAAGAGTCCAGTGAAGTGTTTGAGCAAATTTCGAAAAAGAATGTGTCCTAG
- a CDS encoding class I adenylate-forming enzyme family protein, with translation MDIGYMTRGIMKHGSQLQRQKDAIQLENGQKWTYEELDRISNRYANKLKELGVEKGNRVGILLFNCLEYFGLYFAAAKLGAIAVRLNFRLTSHEFEYALNDSGVKILCFHSELADTLGEIKDKVNVEEYVCLSNVNQHPPEWSLGWETLRNGSVAEVESKTIQMDDPVMLMYTSGTTGRPKGAVWTHANTYWFSVMQIMKWNFTGNEIGMTTGPLYHVGAMEDTALPVLMAGGTVVITRSGGFDINRVMQVMEEQHVTDCFMYPFMIYEMLHAENESIKLKNLKHIYTGGDSLIPWAVEQMDEQFPHIGISQVYGLTEGTPIAASLDAGDIFKKGHTVGKPLPMTDIKIVDNDKNVLGVGEIGEIAVKSPVVSNIYWRKPEATAETFIDGWCFTGDLGSFDEDGYLSIAGRKKDMIRSGGENIYAAEIEDVLMRHDKIVDASIIGVPDPKFIETVCAVIVKKEGEKITEQEVVDHCKHYVASYKKPRKVIFVEQLPRTPSGKVQKFILRNQYGDGAGVNS, from the coding sequence TTGGATATCGGTTATATGACAAGAGGCATCATGAAGCATGGCAGTCAGCTGCAGCGGCAAAAAGATGCTATTCAGCTGGAAAACGGCCAGAAATGGACTTACGAAGAACTGGATCGGATTTCAAATCGGTATGCAAACAAACTGAAAGAACTTGGGGTGGAAAAAGGGAATCGGGTTGGTATATTGCTTTTTAATTGTTTGGAGTATTTTGGTCTTTATTTTGCTGCCGCCAAGTTGGGTGCAATTGCTGTCAGGTTGAATTTTCGACTGACTAGTCATGAATTTGAATATGCGTTAAACGATTCCGGAGTGAAAATTTTATGCTTTCACTCCGAACTTGCGGATACTCTGGGTGAAATCAAAGATAAAGTGAATGTTGAAGAATATGTTTGTCTTTCAAACGTTAATCAGCATCCACCGGAATGGTCCTTAGGCTGGGAAACTTTGAGAAATGGATCAGTTGCGGAAGTTGAATCAAAAACAATTCAGATGGATGATCCGGTCATGCTGATGTATACCTCCGGCACAACAGGCAGGCCAAAAGGTGCGGTGTGGACCCATGCTAATACATACTGGTTTTCGGTGATGCAGATTATGAAATGGAATTTTACCGGCAATGAAATTGGTATGACAACCGGTCCGTTATATCATGTAGGCGCAATGGAAGATACTGCCTTGCCGGTTTTAATGGCTGGAGGGACTGTAGTTATAACGAGGAGTGGAGGGTTTGATATAAATCGAGTGATGCAGGTTATGGAAGAACAGCATGTTACCGATTGCTTTATGTACCCGTTTATGATTTATGAAATGCTTCATGCGGAAAACGAATCGATAAAACTTAAGAATCTCAAACATATCTATACGGGAGGTGATTCGCTTATTCCTTGGGCAGTCGAACAGATGGATGAGCAGTTTCCGCATATTGGAATCAGCCAAGTATACGGCCTCACGGAAGGAACACCAATTGCAGCTTCTCTGGATGCCGGGGATATTTTTAAAAAAGGTCATACAGTTGGAAAGCCGCTTCCGATGACTGATATTAAAATTGTTGATAACGATAAAAACGTTCTTGGGGTTGGAGAGATTGGTGAAATTGCTGTGAAGAGCCCGGTTGTATCCAATATTTACTGGCGAAAACCGGAAGCAACAGCCGAAACATTCATTGATGGCTGGTGTTTTACCGGGGATTTGGGAAGTTTTGATGAGGATGGGTATCTTTCCATTGCAGGAAGGAAAAAAGATATGATTCGCAGTGGCGGTGAAAATATTTATGCTGCTGAAATTGAAGACGTCCTGATGCGGCATGACAAAATAGTTGATGCATCCATTATCGGCGTTCCTGATCCTAAGTTCATTGAGACGGTTTGCGCCGTTATTGTAAAAAAGGAAGGCGAAAAAATAACGGAGCAGGAAGTGGTTGATCATTGTAAACATTATGTCGCCAGTTACAAAAAGCCGCGTAAAGTAATTTTTGTTGAACAATTGCCCCGGACACCATCCGGAAAAGTTCAGAAATTTATTTTGCGGAATCAGTATGGAGATGGGGCAGGAGTTAACTCGTAA